The following coding sequences lie in one Vibrio aerogenes genomic window:
- the zwf gene encoding glucose-6-phosphate dehydrogenase, whose amino-acid sequence MVIPENSCIVIFGASGDLTYRKLIPALYHLYENEQLPESFAILGASRTSYSDESYRDKLKLSLQELEKTTPETLDAFCRHIHYQSVDTADVDDYHKLKNKLDELAGQYQFEQRNTLFYLATPPSLYGVIPQCLAAHGLHDETDGWKRLVIEKPFGYDFASAQQLDIDIHQHFKEHQIYRIDHYLGKETVQNLLVFRFANGMFEPLWNRNFIDYVEITGAEFLGVEERGGYYDGSGAVRDMFQNHLLQVLAMVSMEPPSAINADSIRNEVNKVLQSLQPLTEDDLKNNLVLGQYTGSEVRGQFLPGYREEPGVAGDSRTETYVGLKMFINNWRWNNVPFYVRTGKRLPTRVTEVVIHFKQTPHPVFGQNAPENKLVIRIQPDEGILMSFGLKQPGAGFKAKEASMEFHYASLEETQMLTAYERLLLDALNGDATLFARTDAVEACWKFVQPILDYKQDPTSLYGYACGTWGPKESDDLLTNDGRTWRFPCKNLTNTDYCEL is encoded by the coding sequence ATGGTCATACCTGAAAATAGTTGCATCGTGATTTTTGGTGCGTCTGGTGATCTCACCTATCGTAAACTCATCCCTGCTCTTTATCATTTATATGAAAATGAACAACTTCCGGAATCATTTGCCATCTTGGGTGCAAGCCGGACTTCATACAGCGATGAATCATACCGGGATAAACTCAAACTGTCGCTTCAGGAACTGGAGAAAACCACACCGGAAACACTGGATGCTTTCTGCCGGCACATTCATTATCAGTCTGTAGATACAGCAGATGTCGATGACTACCACAAGCTGAAAAATAAATTAGACGAGCTTGCCGGACAATATCAGTTTGAACAGCGAAATACCCTCTTCTATCTGGCCACACCGCCAAGCCTGTATGGTGTCATACCCCAATGCCTCGCAGCACATGGTCTCCATGATGAAACAGACGGATGGAAGCGGCTGGTGATAGAAAAACCATTCGGTTATGACTTCGCCTCAGCACAACAGCTGGATATCGACATTCATCAACACTTTAAAGAACATCAAATCTACCGGATCGACCACTATCTGGGTAAAGAAACGGTGCAAAACCTGCTTGTATTCAGATTCGCCAACGGCATGTTTGAGCCCCTCTGGAACCGTAACTTCATCGACTACGTTGAAATCACCGGCGCTGAGTTTCTGGGGGTTGAAGAACGTGGCGGATATTACGATGGCTCCGGCGCCGTCAGGGATATGTTCCAGAATCACCTGCTTCAGGTTTTGGCGATGGTCAGCATGGAGCCACCAAGTGCCATCAATGCTGATTCAATCCGTAACGAAGTGAATAAAGTCCTGCAAAGTCTGCAACCACTCACGGAAGACGACCTGAAAAATAATCTGGTGCTCGGACAATATACCGGCTCAGAGGTTCGCGGACAGTTTCTTCCCGGCTATCGCGAAGAACCCGGCGTTGCCGGAGATTCCAGAACAGAAACCTACGTCGGGTTAAAAATGTTTATCAACAACTGGCGCTGGAACAATGTGCCTTTCTATGTCCGTACAGGAAAACGCCTGCCGACACGGGTGACAGAAGTTGTGATTCATTTCAAACAAACACCGCACCCGGTCTTTGGCCAGAATGCACCAGAAAACAAACTGGTCATTCGTATTCAGCCTGATGAAGGCATCCTGATGAGTTTTGGACTGAAACAACCCGGTGCAGGATTTAAAGCCAAAGAAGCTTCGATGGAGTTCCACTATGCCTCTCTGGAAGAAACTCAGATGCTGACCGCATATGAAAGACTTCTGCTCGATGCGCTAAACGGGGACGCGACACTCTTTGCAAGAACAGATGCGGTAGAAGCCTGCTGGAAATTCGTTCAGCCTATTCTTGACTATAAACAAGATCCAACGTCCCTGTACGGATATGCCTGTGGTACCTGGGGACCAAAAGAATCGGATGATCTGTTAACAAACGATGGCCGCACCTGGCGCTTCCCATGTAAAAACCTGACCAACACGGATTACTGCGAATTATGA
- a CDS encoding pectate lyase family protein → MNNKRILSVVVAAALGLASGSVLAADGYATLNGGTTGGQGGKVVHATTGTEINTALCERASADTPIIIEVEGTINHGNTEQVKSSNKSCNTRADAIDLKKVSNVTILGVGKGALFDQLGIHLREASNVIIRNVHIKNVKKSGSPISNGGDAIGMEKNVSNVWVDHVTLEASGGEKDGYDAMFDVKNNSKYITLSYSILMNSDRGGLVGHSNSDTDNGPVTFHHNYYKNLKSRTPLLRGATAHSYNNFFEGQRASGMNPRIGGKIKAENNYFKDSKNPIGTFYTNDMGYWDVSGNIYDNVTWSEDASKMHPAGPNPTSTTSVSIPYSYSLDDAKCIPSIVKKAAGANTGMLVSDGNCGVK, encoded by the coding sequence ATGAACAATAAACGTATTTTATCTGTTGTTGTTGCTGCAGCACTTGGTTTGGCTTCCGGTTCAGTACTCGCAGCTGATGGGTATGCAACGCTGAATGGCGGAACAACAGGTGGTCAGGGCGGTAAAGTTGTTCACGCAACAACAGGAACAGAAATCAACACTGCATTGTGTGAGCGTGCTTCTGCTGATACACCAATCATCATCGAAGTAGAAGGTACAATTAATCACGGCAACACTGAACAGGTGAAAAGTTCAAACAAAAGCTGTAATACACGTGCTGATGCAATTGACCTGAAAAAAGTCAGCAACGTCACCATTCTGGGTGTCGGCAAAGGTGCGCTGTTTGACCAGCTTGGTATTCACTTGCGTGAAGCTTCAAACGTTATCATCCGTAACGTTCATATTAAGAACGTGAAAAAATCAGGTTCTCCAATCTCTAACGGTGGTGATGCCATCGGTATGGAAAAAAATGTCAGCAACGTTTGGGTTGACCACGTAACACTTGAAGCAAGCGGTGGTGAAAAAGACGGCTATGATGCAATGTTTGATGTGAAAAACAACTCAAAATACATCACTTTATCATATAGTATTCTGATGAATTCAGATCGTGGCGGCCTGGTTGGTCACAGTAACAGCGATACAGATAATGGCCCTGTCACTTTCCACCACAACTACTACAAAAACCTGAAATCCCGTACACCATTACTACGTGGCGCAACAGCTCACTCATATAACAACTTCTTTGAAGGTCAGCGCGCTTCAGGAATGAACCCACGCATCGGTGGTAAAATCAAAGCTGAAAATAACTACTTTAAAGATTCTAAAAACCCAATTGGTACATTCTATACCAATGACATGGGTTACTGGGATGTCAGCGGTAATATCTACGATAATGTGACCTGGTCAGAAGATGCAAGCAAAATGCACCCTGCTGGTCCAAACCCAACTTCTACAACATCTGTCAGCATTCCTTACAGCTACAGCCTGGATGACGCAAAATGTATTCCTTCTATCGTGAAGAAAGCAGCAGGTGCAAACACAGGTATGCTTGTTTCAGATGGTAACTGCGGCGTAAAATAA
- a CDS encoding NupC/NupG family nucleoside CNT transporter — translation MQSVLHFILTLFVITLLALLVSYDRRNIRIRYILQLLVIEVSVAWFMLHSEAGLYAVTSVSGFFDQLMKFAAQGSNFVFGNMSQQGMAFVFLNVLCPIIFISALIGILQHFKVLPLIIRLIGTLLSKVNGMGKLESFNAVSSLLLGQSENFIAYKGILSEQSSRRMYTMAATAMSTVSMSIVGAYMSMLEPRYVVVAIILNMFSTFVVLSLINPYHPDDEPEPQLSHLHANQSFFEMLGDYILAGFRVAMIVAAMLIGFIALITAMNAMFSAIFGLSFQELMGYVFYPLAWIIGIPEQDALHAGSIMATKLVSNEFVAMLELQKTAAQFTERGMGILSVFLVSFANFASIGIVAGAIKGVDESQGNVVSRFGFRLVYGATLVSLLSAAVAGLVL, via the coding sequence ATGCAATCTGTTCTGCATTTTATACTGACGTTATTTGTCATCACATTACTTGCGCTGCTTGTCAGCTATGACCGCCGAAACATCCGGATCAGATACATTCTGCAACTCCTGGTGATCGAAGTCTCGGTCGCATGGTTTATGCTTCACTCTGAAGCCGGACTATACGCTGTAACATCAGTGTCAGGTTTTTTTGATCAACTGATGAAATTTGCCGCTCAGGGCAGCAACTTTGTATTTGGCAATATGAGTCAGCAAGGCATGGCCTTTGTCTTTTTAAACGTTTTATGCCCGATTATTTTTATTTCTGCCCTGATTGGTATTCTCCAGCACTTTAAAGTATTACCACTGATTATTCGTCTGATTGGCACACTGCTGTCAAAAGTGAATGGTATGGGAAAACTGGAATCTTTTAATGCTGTCAGTTCGCTGCTGCTCGGCCAGTCAGAGAACTTTATCGCATACAAAGGTATTCTCAGTGAACAGTCATCCCGGCGGATGTACACCATGGCAGCAACAGCCATGTCGACAGTATCCATGTCGATTGTCGGTGCGTATATGTCCATGCTTGAACCCCGGTACGTTGTCGTTGCAATTATCCTGAATATGTTCAGTACCTTTGTGGTTTTATCACTGATCAATCCTTACCATCCGGATGATGAACCCGAGCCTCAGTTAAGCCACCTGCACGCAAATCAAAGCTTTTTTGAAATGCTGGGCGACTATATTCTTGCCGGATTCAGGGTTGCGATGATTGTTGCAGCGATGCTGATTGGCTTCATCGCCCTGATCACGGCAATGAATGCAATGTTCTCAGCTATTTTCGGCCTCAGTTTTCAGGAACTGATGGGCTATGTTTTCTATCCTTTGGCATGGATCATTGGTATTCCGGAACAGGATGCACTCCATGCCGGTAGTATTATGGCAACCAAATTAGTGTCTAATGAGTTCGTTGCCATGCTGGAACTTCAGAAAACTGCCGCGCAGTTCACTGAACGTGGCATGGGTATTTTATCGGTCTTTTTAGTCTCATTTGCTAATTTTGCCTCGATCGGGATTGTAGCCGGGGCAATTAAGGGGGTTGACGAATCTCAGGGAAATGTTGTTTCCCGCTTTGGCTTCCGTCTGGTCTATGGGGCAACACTGGTGAGTCTGCTTTCTGCGGCGGTTGCCGGCCTTGTGCTATAA